Proteins found in one Diorhabda carinulata isolate Delta chromosome 11, icDioCari1.1, whole genome shotgun sequence genomic segment:
- the LOC130899750 gene encoding 39S ribosomal protein L52, mitochondrial has product MFLQINIMQNLRLVLHTRIVKQSRCLNTSSISYFNQKWRKERGLPLNPNACGVLTDAPDYTFLDGRLTPYGEGQKERIKKQQQIKQDIIRFTDEIDFAVDRYNNLLQAEEDRKKAILDRKLKPKGINLLKKHTTS; this is encoded by the exons atgtttttacaaattaatattatgCAGAACTTACGATTAGTATTACATACAA gGATTGTTAAGCAATCAAGATGTTTAAATACATCtagtatttcatattttaatcaaaaatggaGGAAAGAAAGAGGTCTCCCTTTGAATCCAAATGCTTGTGGAGTATTAACAGATGCGCCTGATTACACATTCTTAGATGGTAGATTGACACCGTATGGAGAGGGACaaaaagaaagaataaaaaagcaacaacaaataaaacaagatATAATTCGTTTTACTGATGAAATCGATTTTGCAGTTGATcgatataataatttattacaagCAGAAGAAGATAGGAAGAAAGCtattttagatagaaaattgaaaccaaaaggaattaatttattaaagaaacACACTACTAGTTAA